One region of Manis pentadactyla isolate mManPen7 chromosome 9, mManPen7.hap1, whole genome shotgun sequence genomic DNA includes:
- the LOC118920846 gene encoding left-right determination factor 1-like, which yields MRPLWLCWALWVLPPAGPGVALTGEQILGSLLQQLHLREVPTLDKANVEELDTPGHVRAQYVSLLQRGHGARSRGKRFSQNFQEVAGRFLASEASVHLLVFHLEQRLPPESELVQAVLRLFQEPVAKAALRRHERLSPRSDRARVTVQWLHVRDDGSNRTSLVDSRLVSVHESGWRAFDVTEAVHFWQQLSRPRQPLLLQVSVQREHLGPLASSAHQLVRFASQEPRAAGQGEPQLELHALDLRDYGAQGNCGPEEPGPVRTRCCRREMYIDLQDMKWAEHWVLEPPGFLAYECVGTCQQPPEPLTFKWPFLGPRQCIASEMTSLPMIVSVKEGGMLRPQVVSLPNMRVQKCSCASDGALVLRKLEPQGG from the exons ATGAGGCCCCTGTGGCTCTGCTGGGCACTCTGGGTGCTGCCCCCGGCCGGCCCCGGGGTGGCCCTGACAGGGGAGCAGATCCTGGGCAGCCTGCTGCAGCAGCTGCACCTCAGGGAGGTGCCCACCCTGGACAAGGCCAATGTGGAGGAGCTAGACACCCCTGGCCACGTGAGGGCCCAGTACGTGTCCCTGCTGCAGCGAGGCCACGGAGCCCGATCCCGAGGGAAGAGGTTCAGCCAAAACTTCCAAG AGGTGGCTGGCAGGTTCCTGGCGTCCGAAGCATCCGTGCACCTGCTGGTGTTCCACCTGGAGCAGCGGCTGCCGCCCGAGAGCGAGCTGGTGCAGGCCGTGCTGCGCCTCTTCCAGGAGCCGGTCGCCAAGGCTGCGCTCCGCAGGCACGAGCGGCTGTCCCCGCGCAGCGACCGAGCGCGCGTCACCGTCCAGTGGCTGCACGTCCGCGACGACGGCTCGAACCGCACCTCCCTGGTGGACTCCAG GCTGGTGTCCGTCCACGAGAGCGGCTGGAGGGCCTTCGACGTGACGGAGGCCGTGCACTTCTGGCAGCAGCTGAGTCGGCCCCGGCAGCCACTGCTGCTGCAGGTGTCAGTGCAGAGGGAGCACCTGGGCCCGCTGGCCTCCAGCGCCCACCAGCTGGTCCGCTTCGCCTCGCAGGAGCCGCGGGCCGCGGGGCAGGGCGAGCCCCAGCTGGAGCTGCACGCCCTGGACCTCAGGGACTATGG AGCTCAGGGCAACTGTGGTCCTGAGGAGCCAGGGCCCGTGCGCACCCGCTGCTGCCGCCGGGAGATGTACATTGACCTGCAGGACATGAAGTGGGCTGAGCACTGGGTCCTGGAGCCCCCGGGTTTCCTGGCCTACGAGTGTGTGGGCACCTGCCAGCAGCCTCCGGAGCCCCTGACCTTCAAGTGGCCGTTTCTGGGGCCAAGGCAGTGCATCGCCTCGGAGATGACCTCGCTGCCCATGATTGTCAGCGTCAAGGAGGGGGGCATGCTCAGGCCGCAGGTGGTCAGCCTACCCAACATGAGGGTGCAGAAGTGCAGCTGTGCCTCAGATGGGGCGCTGGTGCTAAGGAAGTTGGAGCCGCAGGGAGGGTAG